Proteins from a genomic interval of Verrucomicrobiota bacterium:
- the pheA gene encoding prephenate dehydratase, producing MGKPIQKMSLEELRVEIDRVDASLLKSLNERADLVHAVGEFKKKEGLAIYAPEREEQLLQSLVAKSEGRLPETSIRAIYREIMSAALALEEDLKIAYLGPAGTWTHQAAINKFGQSVSYLPLANFADVFDQVARRKADYGVVPIENSTEGAVNHTLDLFAESPLRICAQILLPIENNLLSRIPREEITRLYSHPQVFGQCKNWILRHFPTAEKIEVSSTTKAAELAAQEPGSAALGGKLSAELYGLRILEESIQDSATNTTRFLVLSHNTCPRTGQDRTSIMFSVNDRPGSLYDALTPFKELQINLSKIESRPSRRRDWEYFFFVDVLGHHEDEALVSALRELEKDCSFLKILGSYPNTEGVPAD from the coding sequence ATGGGTAAGCCGATCCAAAAGATGTCCCTGGAGGAACTCCGGGTGGAGATCGACCGGGTGGACGCGTCTCTTTTGAAATCGCTCAACGAGCGAGCCGATTTGGTGCACGCCGTGGGGGAGTTCAAAAAGAAGGAGGGGCTCGCGATCTACGCGCCGGAGCGGGAGGAGCAGCTCTTGCAATCCCTGGTGGCCAAGAGCGAAGGGCGACTGCCCGAGACCTCCATCCGCGCGATTTATCGCGAGATCATGTCGGCAGCGCTGGCGCTCGAAGAAGACCTCAAAATCGCCTACCTCGGTCCGGCCGGGACGTGGACCCACCAAGCGGCCATCAACAAGTTCGGCCAGAGCGTGAGCTACCTCCCCTTGGCCAACTTCGCGGATGTCTTCGATCAGGTGGCCCGGCGGAAAGCCGACTACGGTGTGGTCCCGATTGAGAACTCCACCGAGGGGGCCGTCAATCACACCCTGGATCTCTTCGCGGAATCCCCCCTGCGCATCTGCGCCCAGATTCTCCTTCCCATCGAGAACAATCTCCTCTCCCGCATCCCGCGCGAGGAAATCACCCGCCTTTACTCTCACCCGCAGGTCTTCGGGCAGTGCAAGAACTGGATTCTTCGTCACTTCCCCACGGCGGAAAAAATCGAGGTTTCCAGCACGACCAAAGCGGCCGAGCTGGCCGCGCAAGAGCCCGGCTCGGCGGCCCTCGGGGGCAAGCTCTCGGCCGAGCTGTATGGTTTGCGGATTCTGGAAGAGTCCATTCAAGACAGCGCCACCAACACGACCCGTTTTCTGGTCTTGAGTCACAACACCTGTCCCCGCACCGGGCAGGATCGGACCTCGATCATGTTCTCGGTCAATGATCGCCCGGGATCCCTTTACGACGCCTTGACCCCCTTCAAGGAACTCCAAATCAATCTCTCAAAAATCGAGAGTCGCCCCTCGCGACGACGCGATTGGGAGTATTTCTTCTTCGTGGATGTCCTCGGCCACCACGAAGACGAGGCCTTGGTCTCCGCTCTGCGCGAATTAGAGAAAGACTGTAGCTTTCTCAAAATTCTCGGAAGCTATCCCAACACCGAAGGCGTCCCCGCGGACTGA
- the scpB gene encoding SMC-Scp complex subunit ScpB, producing MMTTLKPVVEAILLASESALSAEELVRIMAAAAKDLREQEKPVSEAIAEADEEAVSQAIQALNADYTEGGRAFQIVQRKAGWRLLTRPEFAEYLHALFPERKPSRLSGPALETLAIIAYRQPITKSEIEAVRGVSVDAMVQKILDLGLVRVGGRSEQPGRPLLYETTEIFLEHFGVENVAELPNAQELRRVALPQPETEEEAEPAAEAVSPEQAEPEVVGEKRDG from the coding sequence ATGATGACGACTCTCAAACCGGTGGTGGAAGCCATTCTCCTGGCTTCCGAAAGCGCTCTCTCGGCGGAAGAGCTGGTCCGGATCATGGCAGCGGCCGCCAAAGATCTGCGGGAACAGGAAAAGCCGGTCTCGGAGGCCATCGCGGAGGCGGATGAGGAAGCGGTTTCGCAAGCGATCCAAGCTCTCAACGCCGACTACACCGAAGGCGGCAGAGCCTTTCAAATCGTGCAGCGGAAGGCGGGCTGGCGTTTGCTGACGCGGCCCGAGTTCGCCGAGTATCTTCACGCCCTCTTTCCTGAGAGAAAGCCCTCGCGCTTGAGTGGACCCGCCCTGGAAACGCTGGCCATCATTGCCTATCGCCAACCCATCACCAAGTCCGAGATCGAGGCCGTGCGCGGGGTGAGCGTGGATGCCATGGTCCAAAAAATTCTCGATCTGGGCTTGGTGCGGGTGGGGGGTCGCTCGGAGCAACCGGGCCGGCCTCTCCTCTATGAAACGACCGAGATCTTTTTAGAGCATTTCGGCGTGGAGAATGTGGCGGAATTGCCCAATGCCCAGGAGCTGAGGCGGGTGGCCTTGCCCCAGCCAGAGACCGAGGAGGAGGCGGAGCCCGCGGCCGAGGCGGTGTCGCCCGAGCAGGCCGAACCAGAGGTGGTAGGGGAGAAGCGAGATGGGTAA
- a CDS encoding segregation/condensation protein A: MEADYKVQLDVFEGPLDLLLYLIKKDEIDIYEISLERITKQYLAYLNTFKLLNIELASEFIVMAANLMYIKSRTLLPKHVQPPEDEEDEEDPRWELIRQLIEYKKFKDAAGFLRQRAEEEARAFPPIPEWPESGTDEPDPLPEVGIFDLIRAFQKVLRRFEEEEVFGEILDDRFTVGDQIDRLMRATLAGDRLAFSSLFQDAHSRSEVIVTFLALLELMKLNEFRIEQDQAFGEILLIRRERESLV, from the coding sequence GTGGAAGCAGATTACAAAGTCCAACTCGATGTCTTCGAGGGCCCGCTCGACCTCCTTCTCTACCTCATCAAGAAGGACGAGATCGATATCTACGAGATCTCGCTGGAGCGCATCACCAAGCAGTACCTCGCCTACCTCAATACCTTCAAGCTCCTCAACATCGAGCTGGCGAGCGAGTTCATCGTGATGGCGGCCAACCTGATGTATATCAAGAGCCGGACGCTTCTGCCGAAACATGTCCAGCCGCCTGAGGACGAAGAGGATGAGGAGGACCCGCGATGGGAGTTGATTCGCCAGCTCATCGAATACAAGAAGTTCAAGGACGCGGCCGGCTTTCTCCGACAACGAGCCGAGGAGGAAGCGCGGGCCTTTCCGCCCATCCCGGAATGGCCCGAATCTGGCACGGACGAGCCTGATCCGCTTCCGGAGGTGGGGATTTTCGATCTCATCCGAGCCTTTCAAAAGGTCCTCCGCCGCTTTGAGGAGGAAGAGGTTTTCGGGGAAATCCTGGATGATCGCTTCACGGTGGGCGACCAAATCGATCGACTGATGAGGGCGACCCTGGCGGGGGACCGCTTGGCCTTTTCCTCGCTTTTCCAAGACGCGCACAGCCGCAGTGAGGTCATCGTGACCTTCCTTGCGCTTCTGGAATTGATGAAACTGAATGAGTTTCGAATCGAGCAGGACCAGGCCTTCGGGGAAATCCTGCTGATCCGACGGGAGCGGGAGAGCTTGGTATGA
- a CDS encoding M3 family metallopeptidase yields MHPFLAPDFLPRWSTLLPEHVEPDITQALAEAQKRIDAIAALDPELGELTYASTLGALEEATEGLSRAWGRVQHLDSVCDSPALRQAQNLMLPKVSEFYSRIPLNPQLWEVLRSFASTPEAQNLAPTFRRHLEETLADFQESGADLPPEKKARFQALEAELAQATKKFSENVLDATNAWELLIDDPSKLSGLSATAREAAQHNAREKGHGSDDAPQWRFTLHAPSFLPFMEQLEDESLRKEMWQASTAIGRGGEHDNTALIHQILRLRQEKAALLDKEHFPDLVLGRRMAKNGATALRFVEELHQRLAGKFQEQVQELQSYRARRTGVDRSVLLEPWEMAYWAEQQRRELYSFDEEALRPYFPIEGVLRGLFELAEILFGVTIVEDPEAGEVWHPEVKLYHLDDRESGERLGTFYADWHPRETKRGGAWMNYLETGLPPMDSQPRQPHLGLICGNMTAPTPGKPALLTHDEVQTVFHEFGHLLHHLLGEVEVKSLNGVNVAWDFVELPSQLMENFCWARESLDLFARHHETGQPIPDELYHKMIAARNYQSAMSFMRQLAFSKLDLELHLRAKEWAERDLDQVADEILEGYLVPTATHVPTMARRFTHLFASPTGYAAGYYSYKWAEVLDADAFTKFKENGVLKGETGTTFRETIFANGNSQPAEELFFNFMGRETEPDALLRRSGLDARG; encoded by the coding sequence ATGCATCCCTTTCTCGCTCCCGATTTTCTCCCTCGCTGGTCCACCCTCCTTCCCGAGCACGTCGAGCCCGATATCACTCAAGCTCTGGCCGAGGCGCAAAAGCGGATCGACGCCATCGCCGCCCTCGACCCCGAACTCGGGGAGCTGACCTACGCGAGCACCCTCGGAGCGCTCGAAGAAGCCACCGAAGGCCTCTCCCGGGCCTGGGGCCGCGTGCAACACCTCGACTCCGTCTGCGACTCCCCCGCGCTGCGCCAAGCCCAAAACCTCATGCTGCCGAAAGTCAGCGAATTCTACTCCCGCATCCCCCTCAACCCCCAGCTCTGGGAAGTCCTCCGCAGCTTCGCCTCCACGCCCGAAGCCCAGAACCTCGCCCCGACCTTCCGACGCCACTTGGAAGAAACCCTGGCCGACTTCCAAGAAAGCGGGGCCGACCTCCCGCCCGAGAAAAAAGCCCGCTTCCAAGCCCTGGAAGCCGAGCTGGCCCAAGCCACCAAAAAATTCTCTGAAAACGTCCTCGACGCCACCAACGCCTGGGAACTGCTCATCGACGACCCGTCCAAACTCTCAGGCCTCTCCGCCACCGCCCGCGAAGCGGCCCAGCACAACGCTCGCGAGAAAGGCCACGGCTCAGACGACGCTCCGCAATGGCGCTTCACCCTCCACGCCCCCTCCTTCCTCCCCTTCATGGAACAGCTTGAAGACGAAAGCCTTCGCAAAGAAATGTGGCAAGCCTCCACCGCCATTGGTCGGGGAGGCGAGCACGACAACACCGCCCTCATCCACCAGATCCTCCGCCTCCGGCAGGAAAAAGCCGCCCTTCTGGACAAAGAGCACTTCCCCGACCTCGTGCTGGGCCGCCGCATGGCCAAGAACGGAGCCACCGCTCTCCGCTTCGTAGAAGAACTCCACCAGCGCCTGGCCGGAAAATTCCAAGAACAAGTGCAGGAACTACAAAGCTACCGGGCCCGGCGGACGGGCGTCGATCGCAGCGTCCTGCTGGAGCCTTGGGAAATGGCCTACTGGGCGGAGCAACAACGACGCGAACTCTATTCCTTCGACGAGGAAGCCCTCCGCCCCTACTTCCCGATCGAGGGCGTCCTCCGCGGCCTCTTCGAACTCGCGGAAATCCTCTTTGGCGTCACCATCGTGGAAGACCCTGAGGCAGGGGAAGTCTGGCACCCGGAAGTCAAGCTCTACCACCTGGATGACCGAGAAAGCGGTGAGCGACTCGGCACCTTCTACGCGGACTGGCATCCCCGAGAGACCAAACGCGGTGGCGCCTGGATGAACTACCTCGAAACCGGCCTTCCGCCCATGGACAGCCAGCCGCGTCAGCCCCACCTCGGCCTCATCTGCGGCAACATGACCGCCCCCACACCGGGCAAACCCGCCCTCCTGACCCACGACGAAGTCCAAACCGTCTTCCACGAATTTGGCCACCTCCTCCACCACCTCCTCGGCGAAGTCGAAGTCAAATCCCTCAACGGCGTCAACGTCGCCTGGGACTTCGTCGAACTCCCCTCCCAGCTCATGGAAAACTTCTGCTGGGCCCGGGAAAGCCTCGACCTCTTCGCCCGCCACCACGAAACCGGCCAGCCCATCCCCGACGAGCTCTACCACAAAATGATCGCCGCGCGGAACTACCAATCCGCCATGAGCTTCATGCGCCAGCTGGCCTTCTCCAAGCTCGACCTCGAGCTCCACCTCCGCGCCAAGGAATGGGCGGAGCGGGACCTGGATCAAGTGGCCGACGAAATTCTCGAAGGCTACCTCGTGCCCACCGCCACCCACGTCCCCACCATGGCCCGGCGCTTCACCCACCTCTTCGCCAGCCCCACCGGCTACGCCGCAGGGTATTACTCTTATAAGTGGGCGGAGGTCCTTGATGCCGATGCCTTTACGAAATTTAAGGAGAACGGAGTGTTGAAGGGGGAAACCGGAACCACCTTCCGCGAGACCATTTTTGCCAATGGAAACTCGCAGCCAGCGGAGGAACTTTTTTTCAACTTCATGGGCCGGGAGACCGAACCCGACGCGCTTCTCCGCCGTTCCGGCTTGGATGCCCGAGGATGA
- a CDS encoding lamin tail domain-containing protein → MKKAITLLFITTAMLATSNAALIITEFMADALAVNDAEGEYFEVFNSGSSAITISTLTIEDDGSDSLDLVGQTGTIGAGEFFVFGNHTASYVDFDYSVLGTYFLSNGADEIVITETSSGTELARLNYTNGDAPGDGIANVLNDIANVTGGVTSPDDYIGEISTFNTLTNGDVGSPGIFGSTVPEPSSTLLVSLAGFALLFRRRK, encoded by the coding sequence ATGAAAAAAGCAATCACACTCCTTTTTATTACCACAGCAATGTTGGCGACCTCCAACGCGGCTCTCATCATCACAGAATTCATGGCAGACGCTCTCGCAGTGAATGACGCTGAAGGGGAATATTTTGAAGTATTCAATAGCGGTAGCTCCGCGATCACAATCAGCACACTCACTATCGAAGATGACGGTTCTGATTCTTTGGACTTAGTTGGGCAAACTGGCACAATAGGGGCTGGCGAGTTCTTCGTTTTCGGCAACCACACTGCTTCTTATGTTGACTTTGATTACAGTGTTTTGGGTACCTATTTTCTTTCGAATGGTGCCGACGAGATTGTAATTACAGAAACTTCTTCCGGCACAGAATTGGCGAGGCTTAACTACACCAATGGGGACGCGCCGGGGGACGGGATTGCTAACGTTCTCAACGACATTGCTAACGTCACGGGAGGAGTTACATCTCCTGACGATTACATCGGGGAAATTTCTACTTTCAATACTCTCACGAACGGTGATGTTGGTTCACCTGGTATTTTCGGATCAACCGTCCCCGAACCCTCCAGCACCCTCCTCGTGAGCCTGGCTGGTTTCGCCCTTCTCTTCCGCCGCCGCAAGTAA
- a CDS encoding rhodanese-like domain-containing protein codes for MTTSAIHPESTMAELEAAFPGARRALFSRYHLGGCNTCAYSPTETVAQLCARHDHLPVEEMLAHVEASHENDLQMQLSPSEVAAALRGPEPPRLLDLRTREEFEAVHISGSELMTEALHSQLIAEGTESDFLVLIDHTGPQALDAVAFLVGHGLRGAKALAGGIDAWSREVDPSLPRYRIELEEG; via the coding sequence GTGACCACTTCGGCAATTCATCCAGAGAGCACCATGGCGGAGCTGGAAGCGGCTTTCCCGGGGGCGCGGCGGGCGCTTTTTTCCCGCTACCACTTGGGGGGATGCAATACCTGCGCCTACTCGCCCACCGAGACGGTGGCTCAGCTCTGCGCGCGCCATGACCATCTCCCGGTCGAGGAGATGCTTGCGCATGTCGAGGCCAGTCACGAAAACGATCTCCAGATGCAGCTCTCTCCCTCGGAGGTAGCGGCGGCTCTGCGAGGGCCCGAGCCACCCCGGCTTCTCGATCTCCGCACGAGAGAGGAGTTCGAGGCGGTTCACATCTCAGGCTCCGAGCTCATGACCGAGGCCTTGCACAGCCAGCTGATTGCCGAAGGCACCGAGAGCGATTTTTTGGTTCTCATCGACCACACCGGACCCCAGGCGCTCGACGCGGTCGCTTTCTTGGTGGGCCACGGTCTCCGGGGCGCCAAGGCCTTGGCAGGGGGAATCGATGCTTGGTCCAGGGAGGTCGATCCCAGCCTACCGCGCTACCGTATTGAACTGGAAGAAGGATGA
- a CDS encoding iron-sulfur cluster assembly scaffold protein: MSQELNDRLKAALQDPRNRGEMEDADTVGTVGSPDCGDMLRMWLKFSEKDGKKVIDRASFQSFGCQTAIAVASIATEMLQGKTLDEARRLGNAQLAEATGPLPPMKMHCGTLVENALQNALNASSPEPSASVQDGSEKNLIHSLGQATTSQGPKIKIVLENSGGSHRPPQN; this comes from the coding sequence ATGAGCCAGGAACTCAATGACAGGCTGAAAGCCGCCCTCCAAGACCCGCGCAATCGCGGCGAGATGGAGGATGCCGACACCGTGGGCACGGTCGGCAGCCCCGATTGTGGCGACATGCTGCGGATGTGGCTCAAGTTTTCTGAGAAGGACGGAAAAAAGGTCATCGATCGCGCTTCCTTCCAAAGCTTCGGCTGCCAGACCGCCATCGCGGTGGCCTCGATCGCCACCGAGATGCTCCAAGGCAAAACCCTGGATGAAGCACGCCGGCTGGGAAATGCTCAATTGGCCGAAGCCACCGGGCCCCTCCCCCCCATGAAAATGCACTGCGGCACACTGGTAGAAAATGCCCTGCAAAACGCCCTCAACGCCTCCAGTCCGGAACCTTCGGCCTCGGTTCAAGACGGTTCCGAGAAAAACCTCATCCATAGCTTAGGCCAGGCCACCACCAGCCAAGGCCCGAAGATCAAAATCGTCCTGGAAAACTCCGGGGGCAGCCACCGTCCCCCTCAAAACTGA
- the sufT gene encoding putative Fe-S cluster assembly protein SufT, translated as MSHEQVELKREVTAIQIPSGDEMLLPVGMSVIITQTLGGTYTVATQQGLARIKSEDADALGIDPKSLEAEASPEIAEDDLEGQVWAQLKHVYDPEIPVNIVDLGLVYDCSVAEEEGKQRAHVKMTLTAPGCGMGPTIAADAQSRIMTIDTIDDAQVDLVWDPVWTQDMISEEGKMKLGMI; from the coding sequence ATGTCTCACGAACAAGTCGAACTGAAACGCGAAGTGACCGCCATCCAAATTCCGAGCGGCGATGAGATGCTCTTGCCCGTGGGGATGTCCGTCATCATCACCCAAACCCTGGGCGGCACCTACACCGTGGCCACGCAGCAAGGCTTGGCTCGCATCAAGTCGGAGGACGCAGACGCCCTCGGGATCGATCCCAAAAGCCTGGAAGCCGAGGCGAGCCCGGAAATCGCCGAGGACGACCTTGAGGGCCAAGTCTGGGCCCAACTCAAACACGTTTATGACCCGGAAATCCCCGTCAACATCGTCGATCTCGGCCTCGTCTACGATTGCTCGGTGGCCGAAGAAGAAGGGAAACAACGGGCCCACGTCAAAATGACCCTGACCGCCCCCGGCTGCGGCATGGGACCGACCATCGCGGCTGATGCCCAATCCCGCATCATGACGATCGACACCATCGACGACGCCCAAGTCGATCTCGTCTGGGACCCGGTCTGGACCCAAGACATGATTAGCGAAGAGGGGAAAATGAAGCTCGGGATGATTTAA
- a CDS encoding sodium-translocating pyrophosphatase produces the protein MDLHPLFWIAPLGAVVALVFAFKFFKAMMAREEGTPLMAEIGQHVRDGAMAYLNQQYRVMVLVFGGFLLLFLVLAFGLGVQSKWMPLTFVAGGFFSALAGFFGMKTATQASTRTAAAARHSLEDGLKVAFRSGSVMGLSVVGLGLGNAVLWFLLINAFTGAGEGTEGQRMVMVTTTVLTFGMGASLQALFSRVGGGIFTKAADVGADLVGKVEAGIPEDDPRNPATIADNVGDNVGDVAGMGADLFESYCGSILAAAALGAAAFVGDPSMQIKAVAAPMILAGLGILLSVIGVYLVTTKEGATQKQLLGSLGKGVNVSSALIIAASAGALALLGLDNLWGIWGAVVAGLITGIVIGRATEFYTSSGEPPTQGIAKQCLGGHATNIIAGVAVGMKSTAIPVLAVVIGTGVAFLSAAGWDPSNLNAGLYGVAIAAVGMLSTLGITLATDAYGPIADNAGGNAEMAGLEPMVRERTDALDSLGNTTAATGKGFAIGSAALTALALIASYIEVLRLEEAKAGTEAINGVALMQASLSDFMLHYNVTLLNPFVLVSIFLGAMTAFYFCGMTIEAVGRAAGEMVDEVRRQFREKAGILEGKEKPDYARCVEISTKGAQREMVVPSLIAVAAPIVVGLILGVAGVIGLLVGGLATGFVLAVFLANSGGAWDNAKKFIEEGNHGGKGSDAHKAAVTGDTVGDPFKDTSGPALNILIKLMSIVAIVMAGVTVSYSLF, from the coding sequence ATGGATTTGCATCCTCTTTTCTGGATCGCTCCGCTCGGAGCGGTCGTCGCCCTCGTTTTCGCTTTCAAGTTCTTCAAGGCCATGATGGCGCGCGAAGAAGGCACGCCTCTCATGGCGGAAATTGGCCAGCACGTGCGCGATGGGGCCATGGCCTATCTCAATCAGCAGTATCGCGTGATGGTTTTGGTCTTCGGAGGCTTTCTCCTTCTCTTTTTGGTCCTGGCCTTCGGCTTGGGGGTCCAGAGCAAGTGGATGCCGCTCACTTTTGTAGCGGGGGGCTTCTTTTCGGCCTTGGCAGGGTTCTTCGGCATGAAGACGGCCACCCAAGCTTCCACCCGGACGGCGGCGGCCGCCCGCCACTCCTTGGAAGACGGTCTCAAGGTGGCGTTCCGCTCTGGCTCGGTCATGGGTCTTTCCGTGGTGGGTCTGGGTTTGGGGAATGCGGTGCTTTGGTTCCTTTTGATCAATGCCTTCACGGGAGCGGGCGAAGGCACCGAGGGACAGCGGATGGTCATGGTGACGACGACGGTCCTGACCTTCGGAATGGGCGCTTCTCTCCAAGCACTGTTCTCTCGCGTGGGGGGAGGGATCTTCACCAAGGCAGCTGATGTGGGCGCGGATTTGGTGGGCAAGGTGGAGGCGGGCATTCCGGAAGATGACCCTCGCAACCCGGCCACCATTGCGGACAACGTGGGCGACAATGTGGGCGATGTGGCCGGGATGGGCGCGGATTTGTTTGAGAGCTATTGCGGCTCGATTCTGGCGGCCGCGGCCTTGGGAGCCGCTGCTTTCGTGGGGGACCCCTCTATGCAGATCAAGGCGGTGGCCGCGCCCATGATTTTGGCGGGTTTGGGGATTCTTTTGTCGGTCATCGGCGTTTACCTGGTGACCACCAAGGAAGGGGCCACCCAGAAACAGCTTCTGGGTTCTCTCGGCAAGGGAGTGAACGTGAGCTCGGCTCTCATCATCGCGGCTTCGGCCGGTGCCTTGGCCCTGCTGGGCTTGGACAATCTTTGGGGAATCTGGGGAGCCGTGGTGGCGGGCTTGATCACGGGGATCGTGATTGGCCGGGCCACGGAGTTTTACACTTCGAGTGGGGAGCCGCCGACCCAAGGGATCGCCAAGCAGTGCCTGGGCGGTCATGCCACCAATATCATTGCCGGCGTGGCGGTGGGGATGAAGTCGACGGCCATTCCAGTCCTAGCGGTCGTGATTGGGACCGGGGTCGCCTTCCTTTCGGCGGCCGGTTGGGATCCCAGCAACCTGAATGCGGGACTCTACGGAGTGGCCATCGCGGCCGTCGGCATGCTCTCGACCCTGGGGATCACCCTGGCGACCGATGCCTACGGGCCGATCGCGGACAATGCCGGAGGCAACGCGGAGATGGCCGGGCTGGAGCCGATGGTTCGCGAGCGGACGGATGCGCTCGATTCGCTCGGCAATACCACTGCGGCCACCGGCAAGGGCTTTGCCATCGGCTCGGCCGCGCTCACGGCTTTGGCCCTGATTGCTTCCTACATTGAGGTGCTCCGTTTGGAGGAAGCCAAAGCCGGCACGGAGGCCATCAATGGAGTGGCTTTGATGCAGGCTTCCTTGAGCGATTTCATGCTGCACTACAATGTCACGCTGCTGAATCCTTTTGTTCTGGTCTCGATTTTTCTGGGGGCCATGACAGCCTTTTATTTCTGCGGGATGACGATCGAAGCGGTCGGACGGGCGGCCGGGGAGATGGTCGACGAAGTGCGTCGCCAATTCCGGGAGAAGGCCGGTATTCTTGAAGGCAAGGAGAAGCCGGACTACGCACGCTGTGTCGAGATCTCGACCAAGGGGGCGCAACGCGAAATGGTGGTGCCTTCGTTGATCGCGGTGGCGGCGCCCATCGTGGTAGGGCTGATTTTGGGGGTGGCGGGCGTGATTGGTCTCCTGGTGGGAGGCTTAGCGACGGGCTTTGTGTTGGCGGTTTTCTTAGCCAATTCCGGGGGCGCTTGGGACAACGCCAAGAAGTTCATCGAGGAAGGCAATCACGGAGGAAAAGGCTCGGACGCGCACAAGGCGGCCGTGACAGGCGACACGGTGGGGGATCCCTTCAAGGACACCTCCGGCCCGGCGCTCAATATCCTCATCAAGCTGATGAGCATCGTAGCCATCGTGATGGCGGGGGTGACGGTGTCCTACTCGCTCTTTTGA
- a CDS encoding CbiX/SirB N-terminal domain-containing protein: MSRPAIFLIDNGSLRPEATFGLRDLAANLTARVGAPVEAVSLLHSYKIPVEKLAGVPATVVKSRLRELLQEGQTDFVLLPLFLGPSLAVIDFLPLVLREFKEEFPELQATIAEPLAGMDVENPDPRLARMLADHVRAQLENSPDAQVSLIDHGTPIEPVNRLRNAVARQLAQELGQTVQPCSMERRDGPEYAFNEPLLEHLGEIEGFSARTLILAMFFLLPGRHAGAGGDVAEIAEGVIDQGIFHEVKMTPLLGEHPLLLEILEERLMAACPLPATI, translated from the coding sequence ATGTCTCGCCCCGCCATTTTTTTAATCGATAACGGTTCCCTCCGTCCCGAAGCCACCTTTGGACTGCGTGATTTGGCCGCCAACTTGACCGCGCGCGTGGGAGCCCCAGTCGAAGCCGTCAGTCTTCTTCATTCCTACAAAATCCCCGTTGAAAAGCTGGCTGGCGTTCCGGCCACCGTGGTCAAAAGCCGTCTGCGGGAACTCTTGCAGGAGGGGCAAACCGACTTCGTTCTCTTGCCCTTGTTCCTCGGACCTAGTCTAGCCGTGATCGACTTTCTGCCTCTGGTCCTCCGCGAATTCAAAGAAGAGTTCCCCGAACTCCAAGCCACCATCGCCGAACCTCTCGCCGGGATGGACGTGGAAAACCCGGACCCCCGACTCGCCCGAATGCTGGCCGACCACGTCCGCGCCCAGCTGGAAAACTCACCCGACGCGCAAGTCTCTCTCATCGACCACGGCACCCCCATCGAGCCCGTCAACCGCCTGCGCAATGCCGTGGCCCGCCAGCTGGCCCAAGAACTGGGTCAAACCGTCCAGCCCTGCTCCATGGAACGCCGTGACGGACCGGAGTATGCCTTCAATGAACCCCTCTTGGAACACCTCGGAGAGATCGAGGGCTTCTCGGCTCGCACCCTCATTTTGGCCATGTTTTTTCTCCTCCCGGGCCGCCATGCCGGAGCCGGGGGAGACGTGGCGGAAATCGCGGAGGGCGTAATCGACCAAGGCATTTTTCACGAAGTCAAAATGACCCCCCTGCTCGGGGAGCACCCCCTCCTCCTCGAAA